The proteins below are encoded in one region of Triticum aestivum cultivar Chinese Spring chromosome 1B, IWGSC CS RefSeq v2.1, whole genome shotgun sequence:
- the LOC123110267 gene encoding pentatricopeptide repeat-containing protein At3g48810, producing MCSTKCRLPLRRLHDRHFSTAPPHNHRKSSPQVTIRWPERSRPSHDAGDTARAHEATVRRLAAAGDVDGVQYALQEMRLRGVSCPEGALVAAICAFARAGAADRALKTFYRAHDLGCAAPTVRVYNHLLDALLRENLVGAVVPVYDNMRKAGVEPNVYTYNLLMKALCQNDRVDAARKMLDEMARKGCQPDEVSQTTIVSALCKLGRVDEARRVMAETVPVCSSYNAVVHALCRQFRMLEVLSVIDEMIHRGLHPEPATYTSIVDALCKAGELRMACAVLARMVTEGCAPNVQTFTVLVKGFFDAGKAHDAIGMWNWMVAEGCAPSTISYNVLIRGLCHTGDLKRASSVFSGMEQNGCFPDVRTYSTLIDGFSKAGDLDGAMTIWNDMANAGFKPNVVVYTNMVDVLCKKVMFDQAENLIDKMSMENCPPNTLTFNTLIRSLCDSGRVGRALSVFHGMRRYGCSPNDRTYNELLHGLFREGNCEDALRMLIEMLNHGLELTLVSYNTTISGLCQMGRNKEAMILLGRMIVQQIQPDAFTFNAIIHAYCKEGNVKVAAWMLGRMDAVNCPRNIVAYTSLMSGLCSQHRLDDAMVYLLKMLYEGICPNEATWNVLVRGIFTHIGTIGPMHLIEHIYEDL from the coding sequence ATGTGTTCGACCAAATGCCGCCTCCCGCTCAGGCGGCTCCACGACCGCCATTTCTCCACCGCCCCGCCACATAACCACCGGAAGAGCAGCCCGCAAGTCACCATCCGGTGGCCGGAGCGATCCAGGCCCTCTCATGACGCCGGAGACACGGCGAGGGCCCATGAGGCCACCGTCAGGAGGCTCGCGGCGGCAGGCGACGTGGACGGCGTCCAGTACGCGCTGCAGGAGATGCGGCTGCGCGGGGTGTCGTGCCCCGAGGgggccctcgtcgccgccatctGCGCCTTCGCCCGCGCCGGCGCGGCCGACCGCGCGCTCAAGACGTTCTACCGCGCGCACGACCTGGGATGCGCGGCGCCCACCGTGCGGGTGTACAACCACCTGCTCGACGCGCTGCTCCGGGAGAACCTGGTCGGCGCGGTGGTGCCGGTGTACGACAACATGAGGAAGGCCGGCGTCGAGCCCAACGTGTACACCTACAACCTGCTCATGAAGGCGCTGTGCCAGAACGACCGGGTCGACGCCGCGCGCAAGATGCTCGACGAAATGGCCAGGAAGGGCTGCCAGCCAGATGAGGTGAGCCAAACGACGATCGTTTCTGCGCTGTGCAAGCTGGGCAGGGTGGACGAGGCCAGGAGGGTCATGGCAGAGACGGTGCCTGTGTGCTCATCGTACAATGCCGTCGTTCACGCGCTCTGCAGGCAGTTCAGGATGCTGGAGGTGCTCTCGGTTATCGACGAGATGATTCACCGGGGACTGCACCCAGAACCTgccacgtacacaagcatagtcgATGCGCTCTGCAAGGCCGGGGAGCTGAGGATGGCTTGCGCCGTTTTGGCTAGGATGGTAACCGAAGGTTGTGCTCCAAATGTTCAAACATTCACTGTGTTGGTCAAAGGGTTCTTTGATGCTGGAAAGGCACACGACGCAATTGGCATGTGGAATTGGATGGTGGCTGAAGGATGTGCACCGTCGACAATCTCTTACAATGTTCTCATCCGTGGCCTTTGCCACACTGGTGATCTAAAGAGGGCATCATCTGTTTTCAGTGGCATGGAGCAAAACGGTTGTTTTCCTGATGTAAGGACCTATTCTACTCTCATTGACGGATTCTCCAAAGCTGGGGACCTAGATGGTGCCATGACAATATGGAATGACATGGCAAATGCTGGTTTCAAGCCAAACGTTGTTGTTTATACAAATATGGTGGATGTGCTTTGCAAGAAGGTGATGTTTGATCAGGCAGAGAATCTCATTGATAAGATGTCGATGGAAAATTGTCCTCCTAACACATTGACATTCAACACGTTGATCAGAAGCCTGTGTGACTCCGGAAGAGTGGGAAGAGCCTTGAGTGTGTTCCATGGTATGAGAAGATATGGATGCTCTCCAAACGACAGGACTTACAATGAGTTGCTTCATGGTCTTTTCAGGGAAGGAAACTGTGAAGACGCTCTTCGAATGCTGATCGAGATGCTAAACCATGGGCTTGAGTTGACTCTAGTATCTTACAACACTACTATTAGTGGTCTGTGCCAGATGGGAAGGAACAAAGAAGCTATGATTCTTCTCGGGAGGATGATAGTCCAACAAATTCAACCAGATGCATTCACTTTCAATGCGATAATTCATGCTTACTGCAAGGAAGGGAATGTAAAGGTTGCTGCTTGGATGTTAGGTCGAATGGATGCAGTTAATTGTCCACGCAACATAGTTGCATACACAAGTCTGATGTCAGGGCTGTGCAGTCAGCACAGGTTGGATGATGCCATGGTCTATCTCTTGAAGATGTTATATGAAGGTATATGTCCAAATGAAGCAACATGGAATGTGTTGGTCCGTGGGATATTTACACACATCGGCACCATCGGACCAATGCACTTGATTGAGCATATTTATGAAGATTTATAA
- the LOC123110258 gene encoding long chain acyl-CoA synthetase 1, protein MEGAKKQVFTIKVEDGKPGKDGRPAVGPVFRNILAKDGFPPLDPDMRTSWDVFRTAAGKYPDNRMLGWRPFKDGVPGPYLWKSYKEVYEEVLQIGSALQQLGVQPGSRVGIYGSNCPQWVVAMQACNGYSIICVPLYDTLGAGAVDYIIDHAEIDVVFIQDKKIKEILSPNCTSATRLKALVAFTSATNEQIKDAEQIGMKVYSWNDFLKMGKDKPVKPRPPQPNDTCTIMYTSGTSGQPKGVMLSHESHGMYVKGVDLFMDQFEDKMSTEDVFLSFLPLAHILDRMIEEYFFHKGASVGYYHGDLNALRDDLMELKPTLLVGVPRVYEKIYEGILKALADLRPLRRVIFNALYNRKLASMKAGYTQKTASPFADMLAFRKVKARLGGRLRLLISGGAPLSTEIEEFLRVTSCAYFIQGYGLTETLGPSTVGYPDDMSLVGTAGVAATFTELRLEEVPEMGYDPLGVPSRGEILIRGSTVFTGYYKNPELTNEVMVDGWFHTGDIGEMSPDGILKVIDRKKNIFKLSQGEYVAVEYLEKVYVFPPIIEDIWVYGDSYKSMLVAVVNPHEENTMKWAGSNGYKGSFSEICKSEGLKEHVLKELAAAAQKNKLRGFEYIKGVVLDPVPFDIERDLVTATMKKRRNYMLKYYQPEIDKVYKTLEGQRAANKAK, encoded by the exons AACGGCAGCAGGCAAGTATCCAGACAACCGGATGCTTGGATGGCGTCCATTTAAAGACGGAGTG CCAGGGCCCTACTTATGGAAATCATACAAGGAGGTCTATGAGGAAGTCCTGCAAATTGGATCTGCGCTGCAGCAGCTGGGGGTGCAACCA GGTTCCAGGGTTGGAATTTATGGATCCAACTGCCCTCAATGGGTGGTAGCAATGCAG GCTTGCAATGGTTACAGCATAATATGTGTCCCACTGTACGATACTTTAG GTGCTGGAGCTGTTGATTACATTATTGACCATGCTGAGATTGATGTTGTCTTCATACaagacaagaaaataaaagaa ATACTGTCCCCAAATTGCACATCTGCGACTAGGCTAAAAG CATTGGTGGCATTCACCTCGGCAACTAATGAACAAATCAAAGATGCCGAGCAGATTGGGATGAAAGTGTACTCCTGGAATGATTTCTTAAAAATG GGAAAGGATAAACCAGTTAAACCTCGTCCTCCGCAACCAAATGATACATGCACCATCATGTACACAAGTGGAACAAGTGGGCAACCCAAAGGTGTTATGCTGAGCCATGAGAGCCATGGGATGTATGTAAAAGGGGTGGACCTCTTCATGGACCAGTTTGAGGATAAG ATGTCAACGGAGGATGTGTTTCTTTCTTTTCTCCCACTTGCTCACATTCTCGACCGCATGATCGAAGAGTATTTCTTCCACAAAGGAGCCTCAGTTGGCTATTACCATGGA GATTTGAATGCCTTGAGAGATGATCTCATGGAGTTAAAACCAACTCTACTAGTTGGGGTGCCCAGAGTGTATGAAAAGATTTATGAAG GTATTTTAAAGGCCTTGGCAGATCTCAGACCTCTCAGGAGGGTGATTTTTAATGCTTTGTATAACCG CAAACTAGCAAGCATGAAAGCAGGCTACACACAAAAAACTGCTTCACCTTTCGCTGACATGCTGGCTTTTCGCAAG GTCAAGGCAAGGCTCGGTGGCCGTCTTCGCCTACTAATCTCCGGTGGTGCACCCTTAAGTACTGAAATTGAAGAGTTCTTGAGAGTGACCAGCTGCGCATACTTTATCCAAGGCTATG GTTTAACGGAAACATTGGGACCTAGCACAGTCGGTTACCCTGATGATATGTCCCTGGTTGGAACTGCCGGTGTTGCCGCCACCTTCACTGAACTGCGACTGGAAGAAGTACCTGAGATGGGTTATGATCCACTTGGTGTTCCTTCTCGTGGTGAAATCCTCATTAGAGGGTCCACTGTCTTCACTGGGTACTACAAAAATCCTGAGCTCACAAACGAGGTCATGGTTGATGGATGGTTTCATACAG GAGATATTGGAGAGATGAGCCCAGATGGAATCCTGAAGGTTATTGACCGAAAGAAGAACATATTTAAGCTATCACAAGGGGAGTATGTCGCAGTTGAGTATCTGGAGAAAGTATATGTCTTCCCTCCAATTATTGAAGAT ATCTGGGTGTACGGGGACAGCTACAAATCAATGTTAGTGGCAGTAGTTAACCCACATGAAGAAAACACCATGAAGTGGGCAGGGTCAAATGGCTACAAAGGTTCTTTCAGTGAAATATGCAAATCTGAAGGCCTTAAAGAGCATGTCCTTAAAGAGCTCGCAGCGGCTGCACAGAAGAACAAG CTACGAGGTTTTGAGTACATCAAAGGCGTAGTGTTGGATCCTGTACCTTTTGACATTGAAAGGGATTTGGTCACTGCAACAATGAAGAAGAGAAGAAACTACATGCTAAAATATTATCAG CCTGAGATTGACAAAGTATACAAAACATTGGAGGGTCAGAGGGCTGCGAACAAAGCAAAGTAA